In Bacteroidota bacterium, one DNA window encodes the following:
- a CDS encoding phosphatase PAP2 family protein translates to MNPDLAILYFFNHTCSAEWLDPVMIALTGVKFWAPIYVLSAVLVVYYRRWEGVRLVVSTILLIAVANTVTNVAVKPLVARQRPCAEIAAGKRVVEDIRLPDGPRYGDSFPSSHALNNFAGVVFFILIFPRKKWLYWLFVPATVICITRMYLGVHYPSDVLGGMALGALTGYLWAKLHRVLERRLSGR, encoded by the coding sequence GTGAATCCTGACCTCGCTATCCTGTATTTCTTCAATCACACCTGCTCGGCCGAATGGCTCGATCCGGTGATGATCGCGCTTACCGGCGTGAAGTTCTGGGCGCCGATCTACGTGCTCTCTGCGGTGCTTGTTGTATACTATCGTCGGTGGGAAGGTGTACGTCTTGTCGTGAGCACGATTCTGTTGATCGCCGTCGCGAACACGGTGACGAACGTCGCCGTCAAACCGCTTGTCGCACGACAGCGGCCATGTGCGGAAATCGCTGCAGGGAAACGGGTGGTCGAGGATATTCGGTTGCCGGACGGCCCGCGTTATGGCGATAGTTTTCCGTCCTCACATGCGCTCAATAATTTCGCGGGTGTGGTGTTTTTTATTCTGATCTTCCCACGAAAGAAATGGCTATACTGGTTGTTCGTGCCGGCGACGGTGATCTGCATCACACGCATGTATCTGGGAGTGCATTACCCCTCTGACGTCCTCGGCGGCATGGCGCTCGGTGCGCTGACCGGGTATTTGTGGGCGAAACTTCATCGGGTGCTCGAGCGTAGGCTTTCGGGCCGATGA
- a CDS encoding RNA polymerase sigma factor: MNRTNTDSEHVAKQERFTALVEPLHGRLLRFTRAMTHDRESARDLASDAILAAWRNFDGIRDEQALLAYLFTTASRLAVRERERGRRFSGLDGSGAEQVAGGIAPDQSAEIALLQEALWKLPEPMREAVTLFEVAGVPMEQIAGMQHVSLSAVKMRISRGREQLRSLLGIRQEAEALLHSEKGERL; encoded by the coding sequence ATGAATCGAACCAACACGGACTCTGAGCATGTGGCAAAACAGGAGCGGTTTACCGCTCTTGTGGAGCCGCTGCACGGACGGTTGCTCCGGTTTACTCGTGCGATGACGCATGACCGTGAATCGGCACGCGATCTGGCAAGCGATGCAATTCTTGCTGCCTGGCGCAACTTCGATGGGATTCGTGACGAGCAGGCACTGCTCGCGTATCTGTTCACGACAGCCTCGCGGCTGGCGGTGCGGGAACGCGAGCGGGGCAGGCGCTTCTCGGGGCTCGATGGCTCCGGCGCCGAGCAGGTCGCAGGCGGTATCGCGCCGGATCAGTCGGCGGAGATCGCGCTCCTGCAGGAGGCGCTCTGGAAACTGCCCGAGCCGATGCGTGAAGCGGTTACGCTCTTTGAGGTCGCCGGCGTTCCAATGGAACAGATTGCAGGAATGCAACACGTAAGCCTCTCGGCAGTAAAGATGCGAATTTCGCGCGGACGTGAACAGCTTAGATCGCTGCTCGGTATCCGCCAAGAAGCCGAAGCGCTTCTGCATAGTGAGAAAGGAGAACGATTATGA
- a CDS encoding ABC transporter permease: MKFFQDTKESLAIAGQAVRANPLRSVLTMLGIIIGIFTVTLMGAFLNGMDSLFRQTASSMKTDVYYVDKWNWGGGDWRLMRNRPEIREEYLNTLKQRMTTASAFSLSASKWGQEARFKNRSVQFINAQGVDEGYLSTESTVIEYGRFFTASELTSARPVCVIGYEIANKLFPNQSPLGQTIRLSGYPLQVIGVAKRVGGLFAFFTVDNNVVMPFRTLQTAFGEKHQSVTIGVKAASVQHKEDTRDELEFVMRQVRKIKPGDNLNFGINNQDQFNQAIDNISRLLGFVGFTITGLSLLVGGIGIMNIMYVSVKERTREIGIRKAIGATRRSLIAQFLFEAAMLSLFAGIVAIMLAFPVTLLTNNLLLSDSDLHIGFPIFYALVGLTLSFLTGIVFGIAPALKASRLDPVDALRYE; the protein is encoded by the coding sequence TTGAAATTTTTTCAGGACACGAAAGAGAGCCTTGCGATCGCCGGACAAGCCGTTCGAGCGAACCCGCTGCGTTCGGTCCTGACGATGCTCGGCATTATCATCGGGATCTTTACGGTCACTCTGATGGGCGCGTTCCTCAACGGCATGGACTCGCTGTTTCGCCAAACGGCGAGCAGTATGAAGACCGATGTCTATTACGTTGACAAATGGAATTGGGGCGGCGGCGATTGGCGACTGATGCGCAATCGCCCGGAGATTCGCGAGGAGTATCTTAACACGCTCAAGCAACGAATGACGACGGCGAGCGCCTTTAGTCTTTCGGCGAGTAAGTGGGGGCAAGAGGCCCGGTTCAAGAATCGCAGCGTGCAGTTTATCAATGCACAAGGTGTTGACGAAGGCTATCTCTCGACGGAATCCACGGTCATCGAATACGGTCGTTTCTTTACCGCCTCCGAGCTCACGAGTGCACGACCGGTGTGCGTGATCGGCTACGAGATCGCCAATAAGCTGTTCCCGAACCAATCGCCGCTCGGCCAGACAATCCGACTGAGCGGATACCCGTTGCAGGTGATCGGCGTTGCGAAGCGTGTCGGCGGTCTGTTTGCATTTTTTACGGTCGATAATAACGTCGTGATGCCGTTTCGCACGTTGCAGACGGCGTTCGGCGAGAAACACCAGAGCGTCACGATTGGTGTGAAAGCCGCATCGGTCCAGCATAAAGAAGACACGCGCGACGAACTGGAGTTCGTCATGCGTCAGGTTCGGAAGATCAAGCCCGGCGACAACCTTAATTTCGGCATCAATAATCAGGACCAGTTCAATCAGGCGATCGATAACATTTCTCGCCTGCTCGGGTTCGTGGGTTTCACGATCACCGGATTGTCGTTACTTGTCGGCGGCATCGGGATTATGAACATCATGTATGTCTCCGTCAAAGAGCGTACCCGCGAGATCGGCATTCGAAAAGCGATCGGCGCGACACGCCGTTCGCTCATCGCGCAATTCCTCTTTGAGGCTGCGATGCTCTCGCTCTTCGCCGGGATCGTGGCCATCATGCTCGCATTCCCGGTCACACTGCTGACCAACAATCTTTTGCTATCCGATTCGGATTTGCACATCGGCTTCCCGATCTTCTATGCGCTTGTCGGACTGACGCTGTCATTCCTTACGGGTATTGTTTTCGGAATCGCTCCGGCACTCAAGGCGTCTCGTCTCGATCCGGTTGACGCATTACGCTACGAATGA
- the lnt gene encoding apolipoprotein N-acyltransferase: protein MSQSSRWRTRGLAILAGLLFALAFPPFGLVAGFGAFVALVPMLIALEDTKRLRDAFSIGYLMMFVASLIATYWVGGWRGEGSVDPFLMIGGVALALVHPIFLVVPVLVYDAFRRRFGRIAALVALPVIWIGFEYWHSTGDLSFPWLSLYNTQTYNTAFIQFIEFTGSYGLSLVILLVNILVYLLLRQRQFVSPPVGEALKVSGFRGGVRKWIVAAIVMLIVLPYSYGLMVLAEGSLPIDNTTQRSITVTIVQPNINPWDKWSTGIEAVTDSMFRSTRTAIRAAGTEKPDLVLWPETAITYPVTLKWTQNQLSNVYGFVSSIGAAVLTGIPDREEYINGVDAIPRDAKKSKDPMLFYRDWNSSMLFYIGLDGRPTYERYHKQKLVPFGEHVPFVDWFPILGDWFQWGVGLGSWNSGEGYDVLRLPLSRAGRTAPDTAKLCTMICYESVYPSYVRKFVANGAEVIGIITNDGWYGKSSGPYQHNRYAILRAVENRRWVIRSANTGISSVIDDKGHILEDRPLFTSTSITRRILLDGQQTLYTQLGDYIAVPCEWALAAMIVLLVGMRFASHKNRRES from the coding sequence ATGTCTCAATCTTCACGTTGGCGAACACGCGGTCTGGCGATCCTTGCAGGACTGCTGTTCGCACTCGCATTTCCCCCCTTCGGGCTTGTCGCAGGGTTCGGAGCCTTCGTTGCGCTCGTGCCGATGCTCATCGCGCTCGAGGATACGAAGCGCTTGCGCGATGCGTTTAGCATCGGCTATCTCATGATGTTCGTTGCGTCGCTCATCGCGACGTATTGGGTCGGCGGCTGGCGGGGCGAAGGGTCGGTGGATCCGTTTTTGATGATCGGCGGTGTCGCGCTTGCGCTCGTACACCCGATCTTTCTCGTCGTCCCGGTGCTGGTGTACGATGCGTTTCGTCGTCGGTTCGGCCGTATCGCTGCGCTGGTTGCATTGCCGGTGATCTGGATCGGGTTCGAATATTGGCATTCGACCGGCGACCTCTCCTTCCCATGGCTATCGCTCTATAATACACAGACTTACAATACGGCATTCATTCAATTCATCGAGTTCACCGGCAGCTACGGTCTCTCGCTGGTAATCCTGCTCGTGAACATCCTCGTGTATCTCTTGCTCCGACAGCGCCAGTTCGTCTCGCCGCCTGTCGGCGAAGCGCTGAAAGTATCGGGATTCCGGGGAGGCGTGCGAAAGTGGATCGTTGCGGCGATCGTGATGCTCATCGTTCTGCCGTATTCGTATGGACTGATGGTGCTCGCGGAAGGCTCGTTACCCATCGATAACACAACTCAGCGATCGATCACCGTCACGATCGTACAGCCGAACATCAATCCATGGGACAAATGGTCGACGGGTATCGAGGCCGTGACCGATTCGATGTTTCGCTCCACGCGTACGGCGATCCGGGCGGCCGGCACCGAGAAACCCGATCTCGTGCTCTGGCCCGAGACGGCCATCACATATCCGGTGACACTTAAGTGGACGCAGAACCAACTCTCGAATGTGTACGGATTTGTCAGTTCGATCGGCGCGGCGGTGCTGACCGGTATTCCGGATCGTGAAGAATATATCAACGGTGTCGACGCGATTCCCCGAGACGCGAAGAAGTCGAAGGATCCCATGCTGTTCTATCGCGACTGGAATTCCTCGATGCTGTTTTATATCGGACTCGACGGACGGCCTACCTACGAACGGTACCATAAACAAAAACTCGTCCCGTTCGGCGAGCATGTCCCATTCGTCGATTGGTTTCCGATCCTCGGCGACTGGTTTCAGTGGGGGGTGGGGCTCGGTAGTTGGAATAGCGGCGAGGGCTACGATGTGCTCAGGCTCCCGCTTTCTCGTGCCGGCCGAACGGCGCCGGACACTGCGAAGCTCTGTACGATGATCTGTTATGAGTCGGTGTATCCGTCGTATGTGAGGAAGTTCGTTGCAAACGGAGCGGAAGTGATCGGCATTATTACCAATGACGGGTGGTATGGCAAGAGCTCCGGTCCGTATCAGCATAATCGCTATGCAATCTTGCGCGCGGTTGAAAACCGGCGTTGGGTGATTCGGTCGGCGAATACCGGCATTTCGTCGGTGATCGACGACAAGGGACATATCCTCGAAGATCGGCCGTTGTTTACGAGTACGTCGATCACGCGGCGCATCCTTCTCGACGGTCAGCAAACACTCTATACGCAACTCGGCGATTACATCGCCGTGCCGTGCGAGTGGGCGCTCGCAGCGATGATCGTCCTACTCGTTGGTATGCGATTTGCCTCGCACAAGAACAGACGTGAATCCTGA
- a CDS encoding ABC transporter ATP-binding protein: MSNPITDSVIYLEDIYRVYDMGSEQVFALRGVTIPVRRNEYVAIMGPSGSGKSTLMNIIGCLDTPSSGNYYFNGANVAGLDDNELAEIRNREIGFVFQTFNLLPRSDALHNVELPLVYAGIKKSERLERAYEALEMVGLGDRVGHKPNEMSGGQRQRVAIARALVTRPSILLADEPTGNLDSKTGEDIMRFFGELHAKGNTIILVTHEEEIARHAHRIVRIRDGKVESDTPSQEHS; encoded by the coding sequence ATGAGCAATCCCATCACCGACTCGGTTATTTATCTCGAAGACATCTACCGGGTCTACGATATGGGCTCGGAACAGGTCTTCGCGCTGCGAGGCGTGACGATCCCGGTCCGGCGCAACGAATACGTCGCCATCATGGGACCGTCCGGTTCGGGAAAGTCGACGCTCATGAATATCATCGGCTGTCTGGACACGCCGTCGTCGGGTAATTATTACTTCAACGGCGCGAACGTCGCGGGGCTCGACGATAATGAGCTTGCCGAGATTCGCAACCGCGAGATCGGCTTCGTTTTCCAGACGTTCAATTTGCTGCCGCGATCGGATGCGCTTCATAATGTCGAGCTGCCGCTCGTGTATGCCGGCATCAAGAAGAGCGAGCGCTTAGAGCGTGCGTACGAAGCGCTGGAGATGGTCGGCCTTGGCGACCGGGTCGGGCATAAGCCGAACGAGATGTCCGGCGGTCAGCGTCAACGTGTCGCCATTGCCCGCGCACTCGTCACGCGACCGTCGATCCTGCTTGCCGACGAACCGACGGGTAACCTCGATTCGAAGACCGGCGAGGATATCATGCGGTTTTTCGGCGAATTGCATGCCAAAGGCAATACGATCATTCTCGTCACGCACGAAGAAGAGATCGCCCGCCATGCACATCGCATCGTTCGTATTCGCGACGGCAAAGTCGAGTCAGATACACCGAGTCAGGAGCATTCTTGA
- a CDS encoding efflux RND transporter periplasmic adaptor subunit translates to MDQRTPTPGSPTTQAVVQKMKKRKKRNRLIWIGLGALLLVIIILAVVRGSKEKAITVQTERATKRTITEVVQATGKVQPETSVKISPEVSGEIIQLPVKEGQQVKKDEMLSEIKPTAIKAQYDAGEAQLEASKSQVEQAKATKINAELNLKRTKKLHEQGIASDADLEQAQSQADAAIASFNSAQHNVGYYSNSLTQLGESLRKTIVRSPMDGYITQLISRLGEKVVGTGQFSSGTEMMDVSDLSVMNAMVDVDENDVVNVALGDTARVSIDAFPDRTFLGIVIEIANSAELKGAGTQDQSTNFQVKIRLSSFQTGELRPGMSCTAKIETQTRSNVLTVPIMSVTRRAKETTKTDDKTEQVAEVGKAKKPGTDQEDQNATPTIVFVVNGTKVKAVQVKTGISDNSYVEILSGLSGNEEVVKGNYAAVSKDLEDGKLIKIDNTEGAGSSKDSKK, encoded by the coding sequence ATGGATCAACGCACACCAACTCCGGGTTCGCCGACCACTCAGGCGGTAGTCCAGAAAATGAAGAAACGCAAGAAGCGTAATCGCCTGATCTGGATCGGGCTGGGCGCCTTGCTGCTTGTGATTATCATTCTTGCTGTCGTTCGTGGGAGCAAGGAAAAGGCGATTACGGTCCAGACCGAGCGGGCGACCAAGCGTACGATCACCGAGGTCGTGCAAGCGACCGGCAAGGTTCAGCCGGAAACATCCGTCAAGATTTCGCCGGAAGTATCCGGTGAAATCATCCAACTGCCCGTCAAAGAAGGCCAGCAGGTAAAGAAGGACGAGATGCTCTCGGAAATCAAGCCGACGGCCATCAAAGCGCAATACGATGCCGGCGAAGCACAGCTCGAAGCCTCGAAGTCGCAGGTCGAACAGGCCAAAGCGACGAAGATCAACGCGGAGCTGAACCTCAAGCGCACGAAGAAGCTGCACGAGCAGGGCATCGCATCCGATGCCGATCTCGAACAGGCGCAATCCCAGGCCGATGCGGCTATCGCCTCGTTCAATTCTGCGCAGCATAACGTCGGCTACTACTCGAATTCGCTCACGCAGCTCGGTGAAAGCTTGCGTAAAACGATCGTGCGTTCACCGATGGACGGATACATCACCCAGTTGATCTCGCGTCTCGGCGAAAAAGTCGTCGGTACGGGACAGTTCTCGAGCGGCACGGAAATGATGGATGTCAGCGATCTATCGGTCATGAACGCAATGGTCGATGTCGATGAGAACGATGTGGTCAACGTCGCGCTCGGCGATACGGCTCGCGTGAGCATCGACGCATTCCCCGACCGGACGTTCCTTGGCATCGTGATCGAAATTGCCAACAGCGCAGAACTCAAAGGCGCCGGCACACAGGACCAATCCACGAACTTTCAGGTGAAGATCCGCTTGTCGTCGTTCCAAACGGGCGAGCTTCGTCCCGGTATGAGCTGCACCGCGAAGATCGAAACGCAGACTCGCAGCAATGTGCTGACCGTCCCGATCATGTCCGTCACCCGTCGCGCCAAAGAGACGACGAAAACCGACGACAAGACCGAGCAGGTCGCCGAAGTCGGCAAAGCAAAAAAGCCGGGTACCGATCAAGAAGACCAAAACGCAACGCCGACGATCGTATTCGTCGTCAACGGTACGAAGGTGAAAGCGGTGCAGGTCAAGACGGGTATTTCGGATAACTCGTATGTCGAAATCCTTTCGGGCCTCAGCGGCAACGAAGAAGTGGTTAAGGGAAATTACGCGGCGGTATCGAAGGATCTTGAAGACGGGAAACTGATCAAGATCGATAACACCGAGGGCGCCGGCAGTTCGAAAGACTCTAAGAAATAA
- a CDS encoding T9SS type A sorting domain-containing protein: MSYSSNSQLDTLFAALRDDAPEPHENELAGLISREAVPVSPVGSTLSTNNQPKGTRIMTSSIIVLIASGLVYLGLQLGSGIAPKSIQNATSPSALFGQTDATASTTKPTVLPERGDAVAKPADTMHFIPFDRADIRYATPIEVSDKTLEALGITRRSDGAVLLFDGATYRTAFATDSIPASGEIRVGEPVPAVLPPFTLYPQFVTDMKGNLLMIAEHSSANGGQMSSQTLPAGIPSVMPKLSYYRTMSSMGTDGVIDSSTNPPTLVEKYRVTVGIVTLDTIVRYPYPDDRNTLRQITNAIVARLTVKDSTLKASYGGEDGLRARFGAPIPATRALQSPTDWMIAAKLDAAARSKHTELEQLQAQEDCIRALISDPTLSDTLKLRLEQIRRPLEYREYLLQHKADEARFAQINSLVPILVRKEHGRLLDSKYDDGLIFWYAPQTSLAQAVPELGSVQTSDVRLAEQESISGLVAYPNPAFMYLFASYSLTKNQPVTISLRDLLGREALPAVEAGATGSVNGKVQFDVSSLPTGMYLLVVETGDGRQRTRRIIIKHP, translated from the coding sequence ATGAGTTACAGTTCAAATTCGCAACTCGATACCCTCTTCGCTGCTCTTCGTGACGATGCGCCCGAGCCGCACGAGAACGAACTCGCCGGTCTCATTTCTCGCGAAGCCGTCCCGGTCTCTCCGGTTGGTTCGACACTATCAACCAACAATCAACCGAAAGGAACACGCATCATGACATCCAGTATTATCGTGCTTATTGCGAGTGGGCTCGTGTATCTTGGGCTCCAACTTGGCTCCGGGATTGCACCGAAATCCATACAGAACGCTACATCGCCGTCAGCGTTGTTCGGTCAGACTGATGCGACAGCATCGACAACGAAACCGACTGTGCTCCCCGAGCGCGGCGACGCGGTCGCGAAACCGGCAGACACCATGCACTTCATCCCGTTCGACCGCGCAGACATCCGGTATGCAACACCGATCGAGGTCTCGGACAAGACACTGGAGGCGCTCGGAATCACCCGCCGATCCGACGGAGCCGTGCTCTTGTTCGACGGCGCAACCTACCGGACTGCGTTCGCGACGGATTCGATCCCGGCAAGTGGCGAGATTCGCGTAGGTGAACCGGTGCCCGCAGTACTTCCTCCGTTTACGCTGTACCCGCAGTTCGTGACCGATATGAAAGGTAACCTCCTGATGATCGCCGAACATAGCAGTGCGAACGGCGGACAGATGTCATCACAAACACTGCCGGCGGGCATTCCCAGCGTGATGCCGAAGTTGAGCTACTATCGAACGATGTCGTCGATGGGCACGGACGGAGTGATCGACAGCTCGACGAATCCGCCGACACTGGTCGAAAAATATCGGGTGACCGTTGGGATCGTCACTCTCGATACCATCGTGCGCTATCCGTATCCTGACGACCGCAACACGCTTCGTCAGATCACGAATGCGATCGTCGCTCGACTGACCGTGAAAGACTCCACGTTGAAAGCCTCGTATGGGGGAGAAGATGGCCTCCGCGCACGGTTCGGGGCTCCGATCCCGGCGACACGTGCCCTTCAGAGCCCGACAGATTGGATGATCGCCGCGAAACTCGATGCTGCTGCGCGCTCCAAACATACAGAACTAGAGCAACTGCAGGCGCAGGAAGACTGTATCCGAGCGCTCATCTCCGACCCGACGCTCAGCGATACGCTGAAGCTCCGGCTCGAACAGATTCGTCGGCCTTTGGAGTATCGTGAGTACCTGCTCCAGCACAAGGCCGATGAAGCTCGCTTCGCGCAGATTAACTCGTTGGTCCCGATCCTGGTACGAAAGGAACATGGCAGGTTGCTGGACTCGAAGTATGACGACGGCCTGATCTTTTGGTATGCACCGCAAACATCGTTGGCGCAGGCGGTGCCTGAACTTGGGTCGGTGCAAACCTCGGACGTCCGGCTGGCGGAACAAGAGTCGATCTCGGGTCTTGTGGCCTATCCGAACCCGGCGTTCATGTATCTGTTTGCCAGCTACTCGCTGACCAAGAACCAGCCGGTAACGATCAGCCTTCGAGATCTTCTCGGCAGAGAGGCATTGCCGGCGGTCGAAGCGGGCGCGACAGGCTCCGTGAACGGCAAGGTCCAGTTCGACGTGTCGTCATTGCCGACGGGAATGTACCTCCTCGTCGTCGAGACCGGGGATGGCCGACAGCGAACACGACGCATCATCATCAAGCACCCCTAA
- a CDS encoding TolC family protein, translating to MKLTVTTILTLFALNAFGQQFSGSREITLDDAIKLALEKNYSSRQAILQLEQAQYGRSKAGDALLPSANGTASYGYHKGLTSVTTTDYFATPITTTTAVPDATHTLSYNVGASFNIYNGGFDAASISSSESQLDAARYNLKWTRQSVAYNTIAAYMNALRTRELLRSAQTTYSQDSAQLVRVQAQFEAGAVAINSVYQQQAVVGQDELQRIQSQNNYDNAVTDLLFLLDIPPSNHADYDLSLKGVDTSVTGIASRANQLKSDPTMLADLLNHREDLAAQRANIQSQEEGISVTRSALLPSLNANIGIGGSGTNTNISNIPLSHALTGGLTLSVPIFDRMQTRIQLDIQRTQLDESKVQLDQAEQQFRSDIAKAENNLRSAQQALDASDRALVAAEESLRSATERARVGAGIQVDVIIAEAQAQTARVNRINAVYNYLLAAKQLEYLLGRTNY from the coding sequence ATGAAACTGACAGTTACTACCATCCTGACCCTTTTTGCTCTGAACGCGTTCGGGCAGCAATTTTCGGGTTCTCGCGAGATTACCCTGGACGACGCTATCAAGTTGGCGCTCGAAAAAAACTATTCGTCGCGGCAGGCGATCCTCCAGCTCGAACAGGCGCAGTACGGACGCTCGAAAGCGGGCGACGCGTTGCTGCCGTCGGCAAACGGCACCGCGAGCTATGGCTATCATAAAGGGCTGACCTCCGTCACCACGACCGATTACTTTGCGACGCCGATCACCACAACGACGGCGGTCCCCGATGCAACCCACACGCTGTCGTATAACGTCGGTGCGTCGTTCAATATTTACAACGGTGGATTCGATGCGGCAAGTATCAGTTCGAGCGAAAGCCAACTCGATGCCGCACGCTATAACCTGAAATGGACGCGCCAGAGCGTGGCCTATAATACGATCGCGGCATATATGAATGCGCTGCGGACGCGTGAATTGCTGCGCAGCGCACAAACGACCTACTCGCAAGATAGCGCGCAACTCGTGCGCGTGCAGGCACAGTTCGAGGCCGGCGCCGTTGCGATCAACTCGGTCTACCAGCAGCAGGCAGTCGTCGGTCAGGACGAGTTGCAGCGCATTCAGTCGCAGAACAACTACGATAATGCCGTGACCGATCTGCTGTTCCTGCTCGATATTCCGCCGAGCAATCATGCCGATTACGATCTGAGCCTCAAGGGTGTCGATACATCGGTGACGGGCATCGCATCGCGCGCCAACCAACTCAAGTCGGACCCGACGATGCTCGCCGATCTATTGAATCATCGCGAGGATCTCGCCGCACAACGCGCGAACATTCAATCGCAGGAAGAAGGAATTTCCGTCACTCGCTCGGCGCTGTTGCCATCGCTCAATGCGAATATCGGGATCGGCGGAAGCGGGACGAACACGAACATTTCGAACATCCCGCTAAGCCATGCGCTCACGGGCGGGCTGACACTCAGCGTGCCGATCTTCGACCGCATGCAGACTCGCATTCAGCTCGACATTCAGCGGACGCAGCTCGACGAGAGCAAAGTGCAGCTCGACCAGGCCGAACAGCAGTTCCGAAGCGACATTGCGAAGGCCGAAAACAATCTTCGTTCGGCCCAACAAGCGCTCGATGCAAGCGATCGTGCACTGGTCGCCGCCGAAGAGAGCTTGCGTTCGGCGACCGAACGTGCCCGCGTCGGCGCAGGCATTCAGGTGGACGTGATCATTGCCGAAGCGCAGGCGCAGACAGCGCGCGTCAACCGAATCAACGCAGTATATAACTACCTGCTCGCTGCCAAGCAGCTCGAATACCTGCTTGGCCGCACGAACTACTAA
- a CDS encoding ABC transporter permease, which translates to MNLLGENIKMALSSLRSNKLRATLTMLSIVVGILSIIGSMTALGILTNGVKSELSQLGSETFTIKKFPSIQTGGMDWLKYVHRKKITYDQVKFVRSFTKLPEAISAENTIAPLTISYGNIKSDPQFSLTGSDDNFALNHNFELTEGRMLTKEDVEYGRDVCVLAKDLYERVFTHGEHPIGRTVKLNNRPYEVIGVFAQKGGGGGASLDNFALIPITNMLKYHADRDLASLTMTVRAPSDELFEATQDEVIGSMRAARGVKPGAENDFEVESNTSLSLQFEDFSKYIVYAGAGISAIALIAASIGIMNIMLVSVTERTKEIGIRKALGARRASITAQFLTESVVLCLIGGFIGIILGIGLGNILALVQHTPVYIPYLWVGIGLVVCSLVGVIFGLYPAMKAARMDPIDALRFE; encoded by the coding sequence ATGAACCTGCTTGGCGAAAATATCAAGATGGCGTTGTCGTCGCTTCGCTCGAACAAGCTTCGCGCGACTCTGACGATGCTGTCGATCGTCGTAGGGATCCTGTCGATCATCGGTTCGATGACGGCGCTCGGCATCCTGACCAACGGCGTCAAGAGCGAGCTCTCGCAGCTCGGGAGCGAGACGTTCACGATCAAGAAGTTTCCCTCCATTCAGACCGGCGGCATGGACTGGCTCAAATACGTCCATCGCAAAAAGATCACCTACGATCAGGTGAAGTTCGTGCGTTCGTTCACGAAGCTGCCGGAAGCGATCAGCGCGGAGAATACGATCGCGCCGCTGACGATTTCGTACGGCAACATCAAGAGCGACCCCCAGTTCAGCCTCACCGGCAGCGACGACAACTTCGCGCTGAACCACAACTTCGAGCTGACCGAGGGGCGCATGCTCACCAAAGAAGACGTCGAGTACGGCCGCGATGTCTGTGTGCTTGCTAAGGATCTCTATGAGCGAGTGTTCACGCATGGCGAACATCCGATCGGCCGCACGGTCAAGCTCAACAATCGGCCCTACGAGGTAATCGGCGTGTTTGCGCAAAAAGGCGGCGGTGGTGGCGCATCGCTCGACAACTTCGCGCTGATCCCGATCACGAACATGCTGAAATATCATGCGGATCGAGATCTGGCTTCGCTGACGATGACCGTTCGTGCGCCGAGCGACGAACTCTTCGAAGCGACGCAGGATGAAGTGATCGGCAGTATGCGCGCGGCACGCGGCGTGAAGCCCGGCGCCGAAAACGATTTCGAGGTCGAGAGCAATACGAGCCTGAGCCTGCAATTCGAGGACTTCTCGAAGTATATCGTCTATGCCGGCGCGGGTATCAGCGCGATTGCGCTGATCGCCGCTTCGATCGGTATCATGAACATCATGCTCGTCTCCGTGACCGAGCGCACCAAAGAGATCGGCATTCGCAAAGCGCTCGGCGCCCGTCGCGCCAGTATCACCGCACAGTTTCTGACCGAATCGGTCGTGCTCTGCCTCATTGGCGGCTTCATCGGGATCATCCTCGGTATCGGCCTCGGGAACATCCTCGCACTGGTCCAGCATACGCCGGTATATATCCCGTATCTGTGGGTCGGGATCGGGCTTGTGGTCTGTTCGCTTGTCGGAGTCATCTTCGGCTTGTACCCAGCCATGAAAGCAGCGCGGATGGATCCCATCGATGCACTGCGGTTTGAATAA